In one Mycobacterium heckeshornense genomic region, the following are encoded:
- the pcrA gene encoding DNA helicase PcrA yields MSVHVTDAKPASEAEQLLDGLNPQQRQAVLHEGSPLLIVAGAGSGKTAVLTRRIAYLMAARDVGAGQILAITFTNKAAAEMRDRVVQLVGPRARSMWVSTFHSMCVRILRNHASLIAGLNSNFSIYDADDSRRLLQMVGRDMGLDIKRYSPRLLANRISHLKNELIDTEKAAASVSDGADELARTVAAVYAEYQRRLRAANALDFDDLISETVWVLQTFPQIAQHYRRRFRHILVDEYQDTNHAQYVLVRELVGRDVEDEVPPGELCVVGDADQSIYAFRGATIRNIEDFERDYPDATTILLEQNYRSTQNILSAANSVIARNSGRRDKRLWTDAGAGELIVGYVADNEHDEARFVAEEIDTLVERGEITYQDVAVFYRTNNSSRSLEEVFIRAGIPYKVVGGVRFYERKEIRDIVAYLRVLDNPGDAVSLRRILNTPRRGIGDRAEACVAVYAENTGVSFADALVAAAEGKVPMLNSRSAKAISGFVELLDDLRGRLDDDLGELVEVVLDRTGYRAELESSSDPQDLARLDNLNELVSVAHEFSIDRANAATFEESLHTPEDEDVPHTGVLAEFLERVSLVAEADEIPEQNSGVVTLMTLHTAKGLEFPVVFVTGWEDGMFPHMRALDDPRELSEERRLAYVGITRARQRLYVSRAKVRSSWGQPVLNPESRFLREIPPELIDWRRSEPAPSVSAPVTGAGRFGAPRPSPARSAAGRRPLLVLQPGDRVSHDKYGLGRVEEVSGAGESAMSLIDFGSSGRVKLMHNHAPLTKL; encoded by the coding sequence TTGAGCGTGCATGTGACCGATGCCAAGCCCGCGTCTGAAGCAGAACAACTCCTCGACGGGCTCAACCCGCAGCAGCGCCAGGCCGTTTTGCACGAGGGGTCGCCGCTGCTGATCGTCGCCGGCGCAGGCTCGGGCAAGACGGCGGTACTGACCCGCCGCATCGCCTACCTGATGGCCGCGCGCGACGTCGGCGCCGGGCAGATACTGGCGATCACTTTCACCAACAAGGCGGCCGCCGAGATGCGCGACCGCGTGGTGCAGCTCGTCGGACCGCGCGCGCGATCAATGTGGGTGTCGACGTTTCACTCGATGTGCGTGCGGATCTTGCGCAATCATGCCTCGCTCATTGCGGGCTTGAATTCCAACTTTTCGATCTATGACGCCGACGATTCCCGACGCCTGCTGCAGATGGTCGGCAGGGATATGGGCCTCGACATCAAGCGGTACTCGCCGCGTCTGCTGGCCAACCGCATCTCCCACCTGAAGAACGAGCTGATCGACACCGAAAAAGCAGCGGCGAGCGTGTCCGACGGCGCCGACGAGCTCGCCCGTACGGTCGCCGCTGTATACGCCGAATATCAGCGGCGGCTGCGCGCGGCCAATGCGCTGGACTTCGATGATTTGATTTCAGAGACCGTTTGGGTATTGCAGACGTTTCCGCAGATCGCCCAGCATTACCGGCGCCGGTTCCGGCACATTCTGGTCGACGAGTACCAGGACACCAACCACGCCCAGTATGTCCTGGTGCGGGAATTGGTCGGTCGTGATGTGGAAGACGAAGTCCCGCCCGGTGAGTTATGTGTGGTCGGTGACGCCGACCAGTCGATCTACGCGTTCCGCGGTGCCACCATCCGCAACATCGAAGACTTCGAACGCGACTACCCGGACGCCACAACGATTCTGCTGGAACAGAATTACCGCTCCACCCAAAACATTCTGTCTGCGGCCAACTCGGTCATCGCACGCAACTCCGGGCGGCGCGACAAACGCCTGTGGACCGATGCCGGAGCCGGCGAACTGATCGTCGGCTACGTCGCCGACAACGAGCACGATGAGGCGAGGTTTGTCGCCGAGGAGATCGACACGCTCGTCGAGCGTGGCGAGATCACCTATCAGGATGTGGCCGTCTTCTACCGCACGAACAACTCATCGCGGTCTTTGGAAGAAGTGTTCATCCGCGCTGGCATCCCCTACAAGGTCGTTGGGGGAGTGCGGTTTTACGAGCGCAAAGAGATCCGCGACATCGTCGCTTACCTGCGGGTTCTGGATAACCCGGGAGACGCGGTCAGTCTTCGGCGCATCCTCAACACCCCGCGGCGCGGCATCGGTGATCGGGCCGAGGCCTGTGTAGCGGTGTACGCCGAGAACACCGGCGTCAGCTTTGCCGACGCGCTGGTCGCCGCGGCCGAGGGCAAGGTTCCGATGTTGAACTCCCGCTCGGCCAAAGCGATCTCGGGGTTCGTCGAGCTGCTCGACGATCTGCGGGGTCGTCTCGATGACGACCTCGGTGAGCTGGTGGAGGTCGTGCTAGATAGGACGGGGTATCGCGCCGAACTCGAGTCCTCCAGTGATCCACAGGATTTGGCAAGACTTGACAACCTCAACGAACTTGTAAGTGTCGCACACGAATTCAGCATTGACCGGGCCAACGCCGCCACGTTCGAAGAGTCTTTACACACTCCCGAAGACGAAGACGTGCCCCACACCGGTGTGCTGGCGGAGTTCCTTGAGCGGGTGTCGCTGGTAGCCGAGGCCGACGAGATCCCCGAGCAGAATTCAGGTGTTGTCACCCTGATGACCCTGCACACCGCGAAGGGCTTGGAGTTCCCGGTGGTGTTCGTGACGGGTTGGGAGGACGGGATGTTCCCGCACATGCGCGCGCTGGACGATCCGCGCGAGCTCTCCGAGGAACGCCGGCTGGCTTACGTCGGCATCACCCGGGCCCGCCAACGACTCTATGTGAGCCGCGCCAAGGTCCGCTCGTCGTGGGGCCAGCCGGTGCTGAATCCGGAATCGCGGTTTTTGCGGGAAATCCCGCCAGAACTCATCGACTGGCGGCGCAGCGAGCCGGCGCCGTCGGTCAGCGCCCCGGTGACCGGCGCCGGTCGATTCGGCGCCCCCCGCCCGTCGCCGGCTCGCTCGGCGGCCGGCAGGCGCCCACTGTTGGTGCTTCAACCGGGCGACAGGGTTTCGCACGACAAGTACGGGCTGGGCCGGGTGGAGGAAGTCTCCGGGGCCGGCGAATCGGCGATGTCACTGATCGATTTCGGCAGTTCCGGCCGGGTCAAGCTGATGCACAACCACGCCCCGCTGACCAAGCTGTAG
- a CDS encoding zinc finger domain-containing protein — MPGIAALGPDALEISPDDLAGLLAGQSGRIKTVLTDQKVIAGIGNAYSDEILHAAQISPFATAAKLSREQVATLHDAMVSVLGDAVARSVGQQAATLKGEKRSGLRVHARTGLPCPVCGDTVREVSFADKSFQYCPTCQTGGKVLADRRMSRLLK, encoded by the coding sequence GTGCCGGGCATCGCGGCGCTGGGCCCCGATGCGCTCGAGATCAGCCCTGACGATCTGGCCGGTCTGCTGGCCGGACAGAGCGGCCGGATCAAGACGGTGCTGACCGATCAGAAGGTCATCGCCGGTATCGGCAATGCCTACAGCGACGAAATCCTGCACGCCGCACAGATCTCGCCGTTCGCCACGGCCGCGAAACTCTCACGTGAGCAGGTAGCCACGCTGCACGACGCGATGGTGTCGGTGCTGGGCGACGCCGTCGCTCGTTCGGTCGGTCAACAGGCCGCCACGCTCAAGGGCGAAAAGCGCTCCGGATTGCGAGTGCACGCCCGTACTGGTTTGCCGTGCCCGGTATGCGGGGACACCGTGCGCGAGGTCTCGTTCGCCGACAAGTCGTTTCAGTACTGTCCGACCTGCCAGACCGGCGGCAAGGTGTTGGCCGACCGACGGATGTCGCGACTGCTGAAGTAG
- the pgi gene encoding glucose-6-phosphate isomerase, which yields MTSVQQIPDISATSAWHALRRHHDEIKDTHLRQLFADDPDRGRDFTVTVGDLYIDYSKHRVTRETLRLLVELARAARLEQRRDDMFAGKHINTSENRAVLHTALRLPRDAELIVDGQNVVEDVHAVLDAMGDFTDRLRSGEWTGATGKRIECVVNIGIGGSDLGPVMVYQALRHYADAGISARFVSNVDPADLTAKLADLDPATTLFIVSSKTFSTLETLTNATAARRWLTEALGDAAVAKHFVAVSTNKKLVEEFGIDTANMFGFWDWVGGRYSVDSAIGISVMAAVGRERFADFLSGFHIVDQHFKSAPLQSNAPALLGLIGLWYSNFFGAQSRAVLPYSNDMARFPAYLQQLTMESNGKSVRADGSPVTTDTGEIYWGEPGTNGQHAFYQLLHQGTRLVPADFIGFSQPLDDLPDADGTGSMHDLLMSNFFAQTQVLAFGKTAEEIAAEGTPPDVVPHKVMPGNRPTTSILATRLTPSVLGQLIALYEHQVFTEGVVWGIDSFDQWGVELGKTQAKALLPVISGDAPPDRQSDSSTDALVRRYRLERGRAG from the coding sequence ATGACCTCCGTCCAACAGATTCCTGACATCTCCGCCACCAGCGCGTGGCACGCTCTGCGCAGGCATCACGACGAGATCAAAGACACCCACCTGCGCCAGCTGTTCGCCGACGACCCTGACCGCGGCCGCGATTTCACGGTCACGGTCGGCGACCTCTACATCGACTACAGCAAACACCGCGTGACCCGCGAGACGCTCAGGCTGCTGGTCGAGCTGGCGCGCGCGGCGCGCCTTGAGCAGCGCCGCGACGACATGTTCGCCGGCAAGCACATCAACACCTCGGAAAACCGAGCGGTGCTGCACACCGCGCTGCGCCTGCCGCGCGATGCCGAGCTGATCGTCGACGGCCAAAACGTCGTCGAGGACGTGCACGCGGTGCTGGACGCGATGGGTGATTTCACCGACCGGCTGCGCAGCGGCGAGTGGACCGGCGCCACCGGCAAACGTATCGAATGCGTGGTCAACATCGGCATCGGCGGCTCGGACCTCGGTCCGGTGATGGTGTATCAGGCACTGCGCCACTACGCCGACGCCGGCATCTCGGCGCGTTTCGTGTCCAACGTAGACCCCGCGGACCTGACCGCGAAGCTAGCCGACTTAGACCCCGCCACAACGCTTTTCATTGTTTCGTCGAAAACGTTTTCCACGCTGGAAACGCTCACCAATGCCACCGCCGCGCGGCGGTGGCTGACCGAAGCACTCGGCGACGCCGCGGTGGCCAAGCATTTCGTGGCGGTCTCGACGAACAAGAAGCTGGTCGAGGAGTTCGGCATCGACACCGCCAACATGTTTGGATTCTGGGACTGGGTCGGCGGGCGGTATTCGGTCGACTCCGCGATCGGGATTTCGGTAATGGCCGCCGTGGGCCGAGAACGGTTCGCCGACTTTCTGTCCGGTTTCCACATCGTTGACCAGCATTTCAAGAGCGCACCGCTGCAGTCCAACGCGCCGGCTTTGCTGGGGCTCATCGGATTGTGGTACTCCAATTTCTTTGGCGCACAGTCGCGGGCCGTGCTGCCGTATTCAAACGACATGGCGCGGTTCCCCGCCTACCTGCAGCAGCTGACCATGGAATCCAACGGCAAGTCGGTCCGCGCGGACGGCTCGCCGGTCACCACCGATACCGGTGAAATCTATTGGGGTGAGCCGGGAACCAACGGCCAGCATGCATTCTACCAGCTGCTCCATCAGGGCACACGGCTGGTACCGGCCGATTTCATCGGTTTTTCCCAACCGCTCGACGACCTGCCGGACGCCGATGGCACGGGCAGCATGCATGATCTGTTGATGAGCAACTTCTTCGCCCAGACCCAGGTGCTGGCCTTCGGCAAGACCGCCGAGGAGATCGCCGCCGAAGGCACACCCCCAGATGTGGTGCCGCACAAGGTAATGCCTGGCAACCGGCCCACCACGTCGATCCTGGCGACCCGGTTGACCCCGTCGGTGTTGGGACAGCTGATCGCGCTCTACGAGCACCAGGTGTTCACCGAGGGCGTGGTGTGGGGCATCGACTCGTTCGACCAGTGGGGTGTCGAACTGGGCAAGACGCAGGCCAAGGCGCTGCTGCCGGTGATCAGCGGTGACGCGCCACCGGACCGGCAGTCGGATAGCTCGACCGACGCGCTGGTGCGCCGCTACCGCCTGGAGCGCGGCCGGGCCGGCTAG
- the cobF gene encoding precorrin-6A synthase (deacetylating), producing the protein MASRHIHVIGIGAGDPGYLTVQAIEALNDTQVFFAMDKGEAKRDLVALRREICARFIREPGYRFVELPDPPRAKDARYREAVCDWHAARARVWASAIATELAPGEVGAFLAWGDPSLYDSTLRILAAVAAETDISYDVIPGITAVQALTARHRIPLNDVGEPVLITTGRQLRAHGLSGSAVVMLDADCSFRVCPPDTRIWWGAYLGTDDELLLSGTVAEVGERIAALRAKARARHGWIMDTYLVRAAAE; encoded by the coding sequence ATGGCCAGTCGGCATATCCACGTCATCGGCATCGGGGCCGGAGACCCCGGATACCTGACGGTCCAAGCCATCGAGGCGCTCAACGACACCCAGGTCTTCTTCGCGATGGACAAGGGTGAGGCAAAGCGCGATCTGGTGGCCTTGCGTCGTGAGATCTGCGCGCGGTTCATCCGCGAGCCGGGTTACCGCTTCGTCGAGTTGCCTGACCCGCCGCGGGCCAAGGACGCCCGCTACCGGGAGGCGGTGTGCGACTGGCATGCGGCACGGGCACGGGTGTGGGCCAGCGCGATCGCCACCGAGCTCGCCCCGGGAGAGGTGGGGGCATTTTTGGCCTGGGGCGACCCGTCGCTGTATGACAGCACCCTGCGCATCCTCGCGGCGGTGGCCGCCGAAACCGACATCAGCTATGACGTGATCCCGGGCATCACCGCCGTGCAGGCACTGACGGCGCGGCACCGCATTCCGCTCAACGACGTCGGTGAACCGGTGTTGATCACCACTGGCCGGCAGCTGCGTGCCCACGGGTTGTCCGGCTCGGCGGTGGTCATGCTCGACGCCGACTGCTCGTTTCGGGTCTGCCCGCCCGATACCCGGATTTGGTGGGGCGCCTATCTGGGCACCGACGACGAGCTACTGCTTTCCGGCACCGTTGCCGAGGTGGGGGAGCGGATCGCGGCGCTGCGCGCCAAGGCCCGCGCCCGGCACGGCTGGATCATGGACACCTATCTAGTGCGCGCCGCCGCCGAGTGA
- a CDS encoding AurF N-oxygenase family protein codes for MTTSVKPSAPGREEFSQRLLKGSVKKSYAPVVDIDWDAPLDPDKFYLPPKTVSLYGTPLWDQMTRAQRIELSRQEFVNTLSAGIWFENILNQALLRRLMHEDPTASESHYALTELGDETRHMVMFGKAIERVGARPVRPRLYHRIVINALPLVFRGAMLWVAALIGEEIFDALQRQMMDDPELQPMVQRLMRIHVTEEARHIQFARDGLRKRVAEMPRLNKWFMANVNGLGGLFFRYLFTNPIPYARAGLNVRQARRTALHSAHRHETQRAGFAPLAAFLTEVGLMGAIARRLWTRSGFL; via the coding sequence ATGACCACTTCGGTGAAGCCAAGCGCACCTGGTCGCGAAGAGTTCTCCCAGCGCCTGCTGAAGGGGTCGGTGAAGAAGTCCTACGCGCCGGTCGTCGACATCGACTGGGACGCCCCGCTCGACCCGGACAAGTTCTACTTGCCGCCCAAGACCGTGTCGCTATACGGCACACCGTTGTGGGATCAGATGACACGCGCGCAGCGCATCGAACTGTCCCGCCAGGAATTCGTCAACACGCTCTCGGCGGGAATCTGGTTCGAGAACATCCTCAACCAGGCCCTGCTGCGCAGGCTCATGCATGAGGACCCGACGGCGTCCGAGTCGCACTATGCGTTGACCGAACTCGGTGACGAAACCCGGCATATGGTGATGTTCGGCAAGGCCATCGAGCGGGTCGGGGCCAGGCCGGTGCGTCCGCGGCTGTATCACCGGATCGTCATCAACGCCCTGCCGCTGGTGTTCCGCGGTGCGATGCTGTGGGTGGCCGCGCTGATCGGCGAGGAGATCTTCGACGCGCTGCAACGGCAGATGATGGACGACCCTGAGCTACAGCCAATGGTCCAGCGGCTGATGCGGATTCACGTGACCGAAGAGGCTCGTCACATCCAGTTCGCGCGCGACGGCCTGCGTAAGCGGGTGGCCGAAATGCCCAGGCTCAACAAATGGTTCATGGCCAACGTCAACGGGCTCGGTGGCCTGTTTTTCCGCTACCTATTCACCAATCCGATCCCCTACGCTCGTGCCGGTTTGAACGTGCGCCAGGCGCGTCGGACCGCGCTTCACAGCGCACACCGTCACGAGACCCAGCGAGCCGGCTTTGCCCCGCTGGCGGCGTTTTTGACCGAGGTGGGCCTGATGGGCGCGATCGCCCGCCGGCTGTGGACCCGCAGCGGATTTCTGTGA
- a CDS encoding SDR family oxidoreductase, with protein sequence MAELILVTGGTGTVGRVVSERLLDAGAQVRVLSRGLRSIGRTPHVVGDVRTGEGLAEAIRGVDTIVHCVDPAHHVVDAALAAGKPHVVFISIVGVDRVPLGYYRRKLADEQLIMDSGLPWTVLRATQFHDLIAAALRMLATPPILMVPAGWRVQPIDVREVGARLAELALDGPAGRVADMGGPEVLPIAELARRYLAAVGKRRPVVSLPLPGRISRGYRSGGNLTPEHAVGTIPFERYLDEQLAAGRWPYSEAIRSYLRLPRRFRSP encoded by the coding sequence GTGGCCGAGCTGATCCTGGTGACCGGTGGCACCGGAACGGTCGGGCGCGTCGTCAGCGAACGCCTTCTCGACGCCGGAGCGCAGGTACGCGTTCTTAGCCGGGGTTTGCGTTCGATCGGCCGCACACCCCATGTGGTGGGCGATGTCCGTACCGGCGAAGGACTCGCCGAGGCAATACGGGGCGTCGACACGATCGTGCACTGCGTCGATCCGGCCCACCATGTCGTCGATGCTGCGCTTGCGGCCGGAAAGCCGCATGTGGTTTTCATTTCGATCGTCGGGGTCGACCGAGTACCGCTCGGCTATTACCGGCGCAAGCTCGCCGACGAGCAGCTGATCATGGACTCTGGGTTGCCATGGACGGTACTGCGCGCCACTCAATTTCACGACTTGATCGCTGCTGCGCTGCGGATGCTGGCCACACCGCCGATTCTCATGGTCCCGGCGGGGTGGCGAGTGCAGCCGATCGACGTTCGAGAGGTAGGTGCACGCCTGGCCGAACTCGCGTTAGACGGTCCCGCCGGACGGGTCGCCGATATGGGCGGACCCGAGGTGCTACCGATTGCCGAGCTGGCACGGCGGTATCTGGCAGCAGTGGGCAAACGACGACCGGTGGTGTCGCTACCGCTGCCCGGTCGCATCTCTCGCGGCTACCGGAGCGGCGGCAACCTAACACCCGAGCATGCGGTGGGCACCATACCGTTCGAGCGCTATCTCGATGAGCAGCTGGCCGCGGGCCGATGGCCCTACAGCGAAGCCATTCGCTCCTATCTGCGGCTCCCGCGACGCTTCCGGTCGCCCTAA
- a CDS encoding SDR family oxidoreductase: MTRQKILITGASSGLGAGMARQFALKGRDLALCARRTDRLDELKTELMQQHPNITVAVAALDVNDHEQVPKVFAELSETLGGLDRIIVNAGIGKGAPLGTGKLWANKATIQTNLVAALVQIETALEMFKQAGSGHLVLISSVLGAKGVPGVKAAYAASKAGIRSLGESLRAEYPGAAIKVSVIEPGYIESEMTAKSESTLFMVDNETGVRALVNAIEREPGRAAVPWWPWAPMVQLMRVLPPRLTKYFA; encoded by the coding sequence GTGACCCGCCAGAAGATCCTCATCACCGGTGCCAGCTCCGGTCTGGGCGCCGGGATGGCGCGACAGTTCGCCCTCAAAGGCCGCGACCTGGCGCTGTGCGCCCGTCGCACCGACCGGCTCGACGAGCTGAAAACCGAGTTGATGCAACAACATCCGAATATCACGGTGGCCGTCGCCGCGCTCGACGTCAATGACCACGAGCAGGTGCCGAAAGTGTTCGCCGAGCTTTCCGAGACGCTCGGCGGCCTCGACCGGATCATCGTCAACGCCGGTATCGGCAAGGGAGCGCCGCTGGGCACGGGCAAGCTGTGGGCCAACAAGGCGACTATCCAGACCAACCTGGTGGCGGCCCTGGTTCAGATCGAAACCGCTCTGGAGATGTTCAAGCAGGCCGGCTCCGGGCATCTGGTGCTCATCTCGTCGGTGCTCGGGGCCAAAGGAGTGCCCGGCGTCAAGGCCGCCTACGCCGCCAGCAAAGCCGGCATCCGCTCGCTGGGGGAATCGCTGCGCGCCGAATACCCGGGTGCCGCGATCAAGGTGTCGGTGATCGAGCCCGGCTACATCGAGTCGGAGATGACTGCCAAATCGGAGTCGACGTTGTTCATGGTGGACAACGAAACCGGTGTGCGGGCTCTGGTCAATGCCATCGAGCGCGAACCGGGCCGGGCCGCGGTGCCGTGGTGGCCGTGGGCGCCGATGGTGCAGCTGATGCGGGTGCTGCCGCCCCGGCTGACCAAGTACTTCGCCTGA
- a CDS encoding M23 family metallopeptidase, translating to MTQHRFARSPAAGAPRGSTDRWPDLDSNEVTDIIPFNEFGSLDDLDFSDNSTFDSEVQVLRAPELDDLHDTDNLTPLWLAAPGEPDPGMERSADDPYPHLVTDGLDEPDDEADTTAIPWRRGQHRKPTSSAVRGRVLITAMAAGAAAAAAHSATHPSNAAKTETVLAADASPINGGATTASARGMQMITVKPAANIAVHNEELAKGVAFAQERAQREARLQQPLFVMPTKGIFTSSFGYRWGVLHAGIDIANSIGTPILAVSDGVVIDAGPTAGYGMWVKLRHADGTVTLYGHVNSTLVSVGQRVLAGDQIATMGNRGNSTGPHLHFEVLLGGTTRVDPVPWLAQRGLSVGNYAG from the coding sequence TTGACCCAGCATCGTTTTGCCCGGTCTCCTGCAGCCGGAGCCCCTCGTGGATCCACTGACCGCTGGCCAGACCTCGACTCCAACGAGGTCACCGACATCATCCCTTTCAACGAGTTCGGCAGCCTCGACGATCTGGACTTCAGCGACAACTCCACCTTCGACAGCGAGGTGCAGGTCCTGCGGGCACCCGAACTGGACGACCTGCATGACACCGACAATCTGACCCCGCTGTGGCTGGCCGCTCCCGGCGAGCCTGATCCCGGCATGGAGCGCAGCGCAGACGACCCCTATCCGCACCTCGTGACCGACGGGCTTGACGAGCCCGACGACGAGGCGGACACCACCGCCATCCCGTGGCGACGTGGCCAGCATCGCAAGCCGACGAGCAGTGCGGTGCGCGGCCGCGTCCTGATCACGGCGATGGCGGCGGGCGCCGCGGCCGCGGCGGCGCATTCGGCAACCCACCCGTCCAACGCCGCCAAGACCGAGACGGTGCTGGCCGCCGACGCGTCACCCATCAACGGCGGGGCGACGACTGCGTCGGCGCGCGGGATGCAGATGATCACCGTAAAGCCGGCCGCCAACATCGCCGTGCACAACGAGGAGCTCGCCAAAGGAGTCGCCTTCGCCCAGGAGCGCGCCCAACGCGAGGCCCGGCTCCAGCAGCCACTGTTTGTCATGCCGACCAAAGGCATCTTCACGTCCAGCTTCGGATACCGCTGGGGGGTGCTGCACGCCGGCATCGACATCGCCAACTCGATCGGCACCCCGATCCTGGCGGTGTCCGACGGTGTGGTCATCGACGCCGGCCCGACCGCCGGCTACGGGATGTGGGTCAAGCTGCGCCACGCCGACGGAACCGTCACGCTCTACGGTCACGTCAACAGCACGCTGGTCAGCGTCGGCCAGCGCGTGCTGGCGGGCGATCAGATCGCCACCATGGGCAACCGCGGCAATTCCACCGGCCCGCATCTGCATTTCGAGGTGCTTCTCGGCGGCACCACACGCGTCGACCCGGTGCCATGGCTGGCCCAGCGGGGCCTCAGCGTCGGCAATTACGCGGGCTGA
- a CDS encoding phage holin family protein, whose translation MGLFVLRAALTGFALWVVTLIVPGMSFVGGDTRLQRVGIIFVVAVIFGLVNAFIKPIVQILSIPLYIVTLGLFHIVVNAFMLWITAWITRHTTHWGLHIDHFWWTAIWAAIVLSIVSWVLSLAVRDVSRATRG comes from the coding sequence ATGGGGCTGTTTGTTCTGCGCGCGGCACTGACCGGTTTCGCGCTGTGGGTAGTCACCTTGATCGTGCCCGGGATGAGCTTCGTCGGCGGAGACACCCGACTGCAACGGGTCGGCATCATCTTTGTCGTGGCGGTGATCTTCGGGCTGGTCAACGCATTCATCAAACCGATCGTGCAGATCCTGTCGATCCCGCTCTACATCGTCACGCTGGGCCTGTTTCACATCGTCGTCAACGCGTTCATGCTCTGGATCACGGCGTGGATCACCCGCCACACCACGCACTGGGGGTTGCACATCGACCATTTCTGGTGGACCGCAATCTGGGCGGCGATCGTGTTGTCGATCGTGAGCTGGGTGCTGTCGCTGGCGGTGCGCGACGTCAGCCGCGCCACGCGCGGATGA
- a CDS encoding chorismate mutase, translated as MKPRPPHNPNAETKPMETEQLPDIDELRCEIDRLDAEILAAVKRRTEISREIGKLRMASGGTRLVHSREMKVIERYSELGPDGKDLAMLLLRMGRGRLGH; from the coding sequence ATGAAACCAAGACCCCCACACAACCCGAATGCGGAGACCAAACCCATGGAAACCGAACAACTTCCCGACATCGATGAGCTGCGGTGCGAAATCGACCGGCTCGACGCCGAGATCCTCGCCGCAGTCAAACGCCGCACCGAGATATCCCGCGAGATCGGCAAGCTGCGGATGGCCTCCGGCGGCACCCGGCTGGTGCACAGCCGTGAAATGAAGGTCATCGAGCGCTATAGCGAGCTTGGTCCCGACGGCAAAGATCTGGCCATGCTGCTGCTTCGGATGGGCCGCGGTCGCCTCGGGCACTAG